From the Phycisphaerales bacterium AB-hyl4 genome, one window contains:
- a CDS encoding glycosyltransferase family 39 protein, producing MGEQEWEMEPRFRGRRLWQSIERTGLLPAGVFFAVAWFFTPIGELAEFDPDEGVNLIKAMMHAHGYALYEQVWSDQPPLVTLLLAQAYEWAGPSLVTARLVTLSFATLLVWAVYQTLRLRVSVVAALVGVVLLVISRMYLRLSVSVMIGLPALALAMLAIYLLLRSRQARSEGTAVVLLTASGAALALSMQAKLFTAIVVLPMVLALMMPMGRGGGAGEAHGLNPWASGWDVWKAGVRRVAVWAAAVVGVFGVSALMLGAVAGDQLVGTHVAAQGRTWGDQLHDLYRLTGMVVRHAIYLPLAVAAVWWAWRRGVADVLLPAAWFVLAVVLLSVHRPLWYHHILLLTIPLAWLAGYGVQAWLEWDALRQRRVAVAAAVVVGLAMPLATPLHRQLHEETYDYRFALYDGVAAELAAEPMVGNPVPGYVFTDRPTYAYLSGRPLPPELAVQTSKRWEAGQITQQQVVEMIRQYRPRHVVLERYNDEQYGDALQAHLEQYYEPHRKVRHTRSHFPPLRHHVRRSSDEP from the coding sequence GTGGGCGAACAGGAGTGGGAGATGGAGCCGAGGTTTCGCGGCCGACGGCTGTGGCAGTCGATCGAGCGAACGGGTCTGTTGCCGGCCGGGGTGTTCTTCGCTGTGGCGTGGTTTTTTACGCCGATCGGCGAGTTGGCGGAGTTCGATCCGGACGAGGGGGTGAACCTGATCAAGGCGATGATGCACGCGCACGGCTACGCGCTGTACGAGCAGGTGTGGTCGGATCAGCCGCCGCTGGTGACGCTGCTGCTGGCGCAGGCGTACGAGTGGGCGGGGCCATCGCTGGTCACGGCGCGGCTGGTGACACTGAGCTTCGCGACGTTGCTGGTCTGGGCGGTGTATCAGACGCTGCGGCTGCGTGTGTCGGTGGTGGCAGCGCTGGTTGGGGTGGTGTTGCTCGTGATTAGCCGTATGTATCTGCGGCTGAGTGTGTCAGTGATGATCGGCCTGCCGGCACTGGCGCTGGCGATGCTGGCGATCTACCTGCTATTGCGAAGTCGACAAGCGCGAAGCGAAGGGACGGCGGTGGTATTGCTCACAGCGTCGGGGGCGGCGCTGGCGCTGTCGATGCAGGCGAAGCTGTTTACGGCAATCGTGGTGCTGCCGATGGTGTTGGCGCTGATGATGCCGATGGGGCGCGGGGGGGGCGCGGGGGAAGCCCACGGATTGAATCCGTGGGCTTCGGGATGGGATGTGTGGAAGGCCGGTGTACGGCGCGTGGCAGTCTGGGCAGCGGCGGTGGTGGGAGTGTTCGGCGTGAGTGCGCTGATGCTCGGTGCGGTCGCGGGGGACCAGCTTGTGGGAACACACGTTGCGGCGCAGGGGCGGACGTGGGGCGATCAACTGCATGACCTGTACCGGCTGACGGGTATGGTCGTGCGACATGCGATTTATTTGCCGTTGGCAGTGGCGGCGGTGTGGTGGGCGTGGCGGCGGGGGGTGGCGGATGTGTTGCTACCGGCGGCGTGGTTTGTGCTGGCGGTGGTGCTGTTGAGCGTGCATCGGCCGCTGTGGTATCACCACATTCTGCTGTTGACGATCCCGCTGGCGTGGCTGGCGGGCTACGGCGTGCAGGCGTGGCTGGAGTGGGACGCGCTGCGTCAACGGCGGGTCGCGGTCGCGGCCGCGGTGGTGGTGGGGCTGGCGATGCCGTTGGCGACGCCGTTGCATCGGCAGTTGCACGAGGAGACATACGACTATCGCTTCGCGTTGTACGACGGGGTGGCGGCGGAGTTGGCGGCCGAGCCGATGGTGGGCAACCCTGTGCCGGGGTATGTGTTCACCGATCGGCCGACGTATGCGTACCTGTCCGGCCGACCGCTGCCGCCGGAGTTAGCCGTGCAGACGAGCAAGCGGTGGGAGGCGGGGCAGATCACGCAACAGCAGGTGGTTGAGATGATCCGCCAATACCGCCCGCGCCACGTCGTGCTCGAACGCTACAACGACGAGCAGTACGGTGACGCGTTGCAAGCGCATCTCGAGCAATACTACGAGCCTCATCGCAAGGTCCGGCACACGCGCAGTCACTTCCCGCCGCTGCGTCATCATGTGCGGCGGTCGTCGGACGAACCATAG
- the mutY gene encoding A/G-specific adenine glycosylase → MPDPSLPQLRRRLLAWYGRHHRQLPWRPTPQSQIPNSKSEIRTANPYHVLVSEAMLQQTQVATVIPYFDRFVEQFPTVHDLAAADEQQVLRLWQGLGYYRRARHLHAAARVIVDHHAGRVPDTLDELLALPGIGRYTGGAIASIAFGRRAPILDGNVARVLARLFAIDEPTDQPATRDRLWQLAEQVLPRKAVGDFNQAMMELGALVCTPRQPACLVCPLQTLCLAQLAGRQAELPRRSIRHAPKAVRHVIVAIERRGKYLFEQRPATGLWSNMWQMPTHESPDSDAPDSLLPWVRETYGLTCQSAGDQHEFTHQTTHRTIAFSLVRVQVAAGRLLPNRGVWRKLDALDDLPLSNPQRKAVTMLVGEKPTA, encoded by the coding sequence ATGCCCGACCCCAGCCTGCCCCAGCTTCGCCGCCGTCTGCTCGCCTGGTACGGTCGACACCACCGCCAACTCCCCTGGCGCCCCACTCCCCAGTCTCAAATCCCAAATTCCAAATCCGAAATCCGAACTGCCAACCCCTACCACGTCCTCGTCAGCGAGGCGATGCTCCAGCAGACGCAGGTCGCCACCGTCATCCCATACTTCGATCGCTTCGTCGAGCAGTTCCCCACTGTGCACGACCTCGCCGCCGCCGACGAACAGCAGGTGCTCCGCCTGTGGCAGGGGCTCGGCTACTACCGTCGTGCACGCCACCTGCACGCGGCGGCCCGCGTCATTGTCGACCATCATGCGGGCCGTGTGCCCGACACGCTCGACGAGTTGCTCGCCTTGCCCGGCATCGGCCGATACACCGGCGGGGCGATCGCATCAATCGCCTTCGGCCGGCGCGCGCCGATCCTCGACGGCAACGTCGCCCGCGTGCTCGCGAGGCTGTTCGCCATTGATGAGCCAACCGACCAGCCCGCCACGCGCGATCGGTTGTGGCAACTGGCCGAGCAGGTGCTTCCGCGCAAAGCGGTGGGCGACTTCAACCAGGCGATGATGGAACTCGGCGCACTGGTGTGCACGCCGCGGCAGCCCGCTTGTCTTGTGTGCCCGTTGCAGACGTTATGTCTGGCTCAACTGGCAGGTCGGCAAGCCGAGTTGCCTCGCCGATCGATACGTCATGCGCCCAAAGCAGTACGGCATGTCATCGTCGCGATCGAACGGCGAGGCAAGTATCTCTTCGAGCAGCGGCCAGCCACCGGGCTGTGGTCGAACATGTGGCAGATGCCGACACATGAATCGCCCGACAGCGACGCGCCCGACAGTCTGCTGCCATGGGTCCGCGAGACATATGGTCTCACTTGTCAGTCGGCTGGCGACCAGCACGAATTCACCCATCAGACGACGCATCGCACGATTGCGTTTTCGCTCGTTCGGGTCCAGGTCGCCGCCGGCCGACTGCTGCCGAATCGCGGTGTGTGGCGGAAGCTCGACGCGCTCGACGACCTGCCGCTTTCCAACCCGCAGCGGAAGGCAGTGACAATGCTGGTCGGCGAGAAGCCCACGGCCTGA
- a CDS encoding Coenzyme F420 hydrogenase/dehydrogenase, beta subunit C-terminal domain, with protein sequence MPICPVDQCITLSDDQYPQVNAETCIECGLCERVCSGDKLPMDMLKGKLNQSMTDNDNPLGGFHDAHLVHAVDTHTRQRGASGGLVTQLLVRLLETGEIDGAIVAGMDPREPWKAVPMIARTPEAMRQVAGSKYTVVPMVRAMQQVIKQGNVKGQTAKAERFAMVGVACHVHSLRMMMAKLPSLRRKIRFVIGPLCKSSFDPEATTDLLRANGIDRDQVSRFEFRGGTWPGVMRAKLKDGSYQPLHQSNFRDGAYNYLMSLYTQPRCHLCYDFGNELADLTVGDPWGRDNTTGHYVHEGGHTLALPRTATGRWLIEFMQHDPAFAVGPADPADVQFHQRAAAAKRNIVQLRIDARLKRGQPVPKYDREMPRQNWRQRMAGRAFAATLWLGQSRRLRYWVLRLLLSRPATPLIWLRQVRKFGLRGCVRVNRMTRRDSANVQGSPTVGT encoded by the coding sequence ATGCCCATCTGCCCCGTCGATCAATGCATCACGCTGAGCGACGATCAGTACCCGCAGGTCAACGCCGAGACGTGCATCGAATGTGGCTTGTGCGAGCGAGTCTGCTCGGGCGACAAGCTGCCGATGGACATGCTCAAGGGCAAGCTCAACCAGTCGATGACCGACAACGACAACCCTCTGGGCGGTTTTCATGACGCTCACCTGGTGCACGCCGTTGATACACACACGCGTCAGCGGGGGGCGAGCGGCGGGCTGGTGACGCAACTGCTCGTTCGGCTGCTGGAGACCGGCGAGATTGACGGTGCGATTGTGGCGGGGATGGACCCGCGCGAGCCGTGGAAGGCCGTGCCGATGATCGCGCGGACGCCGGAGGCCATGCGGCAAGTGGCGGGGTCGAAGTATACGGTAGTGCCGATGGTGCGGGCGATGCAGCAGGTGATCAAGCAGGGCAATGTGAAGGGCCAGACCGCGAAAGCGGAGCGATTCGCGATGGTGGGCGTGGCGTGTCATGTGCACAGTCTGCGGATGATGATGGCCAAGCTGCCGTCACTGCGGCGGAAGATTCGCTTTGTGATCGGGCCGTTGTGTAAAAGTTCTTTCGATCCGGAAGCGACCACGGACCTGCTGCGAGCGAACGGGATTGATCGCGATCAGGTGTCGCGGTTCGAGTTTCGTGGCGGAACGTGGCCGGGCGTAATGCGGGCGAAGCTGAAAGATGGCAGCTACCAACCGCTGCATCAGAGCAACTTTCGCGACGGGGCGTACAACTACCTAATGAGCCTCTATACGCAGCCGCGCTGCCATTTGTGTTACGACTTCGGCAACGAGTTGGCCGACCTGACGGTGGGCGACCCGTGGGGCCGTGACAACACGACCGGGCATTACGTGCACGAAGGCGGCCATACGCTCGCGCTGCCGCGGACGGCGACGGGGCGATGGCTGATCGAGTTCATGCAGCATGACCCGGCGTTCGCCGTCGGCCCGGCCGACCCGGCCGACGTGCAGTTTCATCAGCGGGCAGCGGCGGCGAAACGCAATATCGTGCAGCTTCGCATCGACGCTCGGCTGAAGCGCGGACAGCCCGTGCCGAAGTACGATCGCGAGATGCCGCGCCAGAACTGGCGTCAGCGAATGGCCGGCCGAGCGTTCGCGGCAACGTTGTGGCTGGGGCAAAGCCGACGGCTGCGATACTGGGTATTGCGACTGTTGCTCTCGCGGCCGGCGACGCCGTTGATCTGGCTGCGGCAGGTGCGCAAGTTCGGCTTGCGCGGCTGCGTGCGGGTCAATCGCATGACGCGGCGTGACTCGGCGAACGTGCAAGGCAGCCCGACCGTCGGCACATGA
- the lptD gene encoding LPS assembly protein LptD — MPAVIRQCHLNRVGLVQLCACLLAWLAAPAWADTVVLDADAHLAARRATTWQQDQAEYVLLEGETAFQMGAYGFHADRALVRIVTETRGEQTVRHMAVYLDDARPLVGEGRAPVAAEADRLLVTGSTAARIKLEVDLKRDAQPSGDDPFVNAGQSRIARYDLDATQRRAAGSLAPATPPLLAAQQPARQGGSLTDPPPEQPTVEPAPEPGAPREPGQADDLPDLPDDLATLEVDEPEQPRADTVLPTTGTVRFRTERVVFEREPDESALMLIGDVRLIYEDAADGRSVVLQAERAVIFLAPEAADDAMGDTAFNAGAVQGIYLEDNVVISDGDYTLRAPRIFYDLQRDQAVVLDAVLYTWDVQRQIPLYVRADSVRQTSRTSFEARGAVLTTSEFAQPHFGIGANRVTLDMDRDEAGVMRQYFSASHSTLRVADVPVFYWPYLAGEVRALPIRSVSVGQSRRRGLEVETAWDVFALLGQESPDGIDLTANLDYRGTGGPGIGAELDYNIEGARGQLRGYLLPTDSSEDRFGRRVRIEQDNETRGYVRFEHRQTLPDNWHADLEAAYVSDETFLESYFPDEAHTARPYQTAIYLLKQEPDWAFDLQASTQLTDFTEQLTTLQAPGFQLERQPEVGYYRTGTSLFADRATWYTENRFSRIKANFGRDTPADRGFREQQALDLFGTPPDVRFTDAADAVGFDQDWRLRVDSRHEINVPMELGPLSITPYVVGRVTAYDDDFEAYAGEDDQYRLWGSLGTRFSTQFQRSYDRVDNRVLNLNRLRHLIEPSINVFYAATTVDAGDLPPYEADVEDIADGPGIRLGLRQTLQTQRGGPGRWRSVDWFTLQTDLVFRSSDGNRDRQPLARFYDYRPEFARGGNHFYTEARWQVSDVLGTIGDLTFDFHDEQVSQWRLGASLQHTPRLRSFLHYRNIRPINSQWLGYGFTYELTRKYTISATQRFDLRENESRNIDFWLERRLPRARLRFIASFDQIDNEQVFGISFTPEGFAARNPFGVGQGGW; from the coding sequence ATGCCAGCAGTGATCCGTCAATGTCATTTGAATCGTGTGGGGCTGGTACAGTTGTGTGCCTGCCTGTTGGCGTGGTTGGCTGCGCCGGCCTGGGCCGACACCGTCGTGCTCGACGCCGACGCCCACCTCGCCGCCCGCAGGGCCACCACCTGGCAGCAGGATCAGGCCGAGTACGTGCTGCTGGAAGGTGAAACCGCCTTCCAGATGGGGGCCTACGGCTTTCACGCCGACCGTGCCCTGGTCCGCATCGTCACCGAAACACGCGGCGAGCAGACCGTCCGCCACATGGCTGTGTATCTCGACGATGCCCGCCCGCTGGTGGGCGAAGGGCGTGCCCCTGTCGCAGCGGAGGCCGACCGCCTGCTGGTCACCGGCTCCACCGCCGCCCGCATTAAGCTCGAGGTCGACCTCAAGCGCGATGCTCAGCCATCGGGCGATGACCCGTTCGTCAACGCCGGGCAGTCGCGCATCGCCCGTTACGATCTGGATGCCACGCAACGCCGCGCCGCGGGCAGTCTCGCCCCGGCCACGCCGCCGCTGCTCGCCGCTCAACAACCGGCTCGGCAGGGCGGTTCACTCACGGACCCGCCGCCGGAGCAACCCACCGTCGAGCCCGCTCCGGAGCCAGGTGCACCGCGTGAGCCGGGACAGGCCGACGACTTGCCCGACCTGCCGGACGATCTTGCGACGCTTGAAGTAGACGAGCCTGAACAGCCGCGGGCGGACACGGTGTTGCCGACCACGGGCACGGTGCGTTTCCGTACCGAGCGGGTGGTGTTTGAGCGTGAGCCGGACGAGAGCGCGTTGATGCTCATCGGCGATGTTCGCCTGATCTACGAAGACGCCGCCGACGGCCGCAGCGTCGTGCTCCAGGCCGAGCGGGCCGTGATCTTCCTCGCCCCCGAAGCTGCCGACGACGCGATGGGCGACACCGCCTTCAACGCCGGGGCCGTGCAGGGCATTTACCTGGAAGACAACGTCGTCATCAGCGACGGCGACTACACCCTGCGAGCGCCGCGCATCTTTTACGACCTTCAGCGCGACCAGGCCGTCGTGCTCGACGCCGTGCTTTACACCTGGGACGTGCAGCGGCAGATTCCCCTTTACGTCCGGGCTGACAGCGTTCGGCAGACTTCGCGCACCAGCTTCGAAGCTCGCGGCGCGGTGTTGACGACAAGCGAATTCGCTCAGCCACATTTCGGCATCGGTGCCAACCGCGTCACGCTCGATATGGACCGCGACGAAGCCGGCGTCATGCGGCAGTACTTCTCCGCCAGCCACTCCACGCTGCGAGTCGCCGACGTACCGGTTTTCTACTGGCCCTACCTCGCCGGCGAGGTCCGCGCCTTGCCCATCCGCTCGGTCAGCGTCGGCCAGTCGCGACGGCGCGGCCTTGAAGTCGAAACGGCCTGGGACGTGTTCGCACTGCTCGGCCAGGAATCGCCCGACGGCATCGACCTCACCGCCAACCTCGACTACCGCGGCACGGGCGGCCCCGGCATCGGTGCGGAACTCGACTACAACATCGAAGGCGCACGCGGCCAACTCCGCGGCTACCTGCTGCCGACCGACTCCTCCGAAGACCGCTTCGGCCGACGCGTACGCATCGAGCAGGACAATGAAACCCGCGGCTACGTCCGCTTCGAACACCGCCAGACCCTGCCCGACAACTGGCACGCCGATCTCGAAGCTGCCTACGTCTCCGACGAAACCTTCCTCGAAAGCTATTTCCCCGACGAAGCCCATACCGCCAGGCCCTATCAGACCGCCATCTACCTGCTCAAGCAGGAGCCCGACTGGGCGTTCGACCTTCAAGCCAGCACGCAACTCACCGACTTCACCGAGCAACTCACCACGCTCCAAGCCCCCGGCTTCCAACTCGAACGCCAACCCGAAGTCGGCTATTACCGCACGGGCACGAGTCTCTTCGCCGACCGCGCCACCTGGTACACCGAAAACCGCTTCTCGCGCATCAAGGCCAACTTCGGCCGTGACACGCCCGCCGACCGCGGCTTCCGCGAGCAGCAGGCTCTCGACCTGTTCGGCACGCCCCCTGACGTTCGCTTCACCGACGCCGCGGATGCCGTCGGCTTCGACCAGGACTGGCGCCTCCGCGTCGACTCTCGCCACGAAATCAATGTGCCCATGGAACTGGGCCCGCTGAGCATCACCCCCTACGTCGTCGGCCGTGTCACCGCCTACGACGATGACTTCGAGGCCTACGCCGGCGAAGACGACCAGTATCGCCTCTGGGGTTCGTTGGGCACGCGCTTCAGCACGCAGTTTCAGCGCAGCTACGACCGCGTCGACAACCGCGTGCTCAACCTCAACCGCCTGCGGCACCTCATCGAGCCCAGCATCAACGTGTTTTACGCGGCCACCACCGTCGACGCCGGCGACCTGCCGCCTTACGAGGCCGACGTCGAAGATATCGCCGACGGCCCCGGCATCCGCCTCGGCCTGCGGCAGACCCTCCAGACCCAGCGTGGTGGGCCCGGCCGATGGCGGTCCGTCGACTGGTTTACCCTCCAGACCGACCTTGTCTTCCGCTCCAGCGACGGCAACCGCGACCGCCAGCCGCTCGCCCGCTTCTACGACTACCGGCCCGAGTTCGCTCGCGGCGGCAACCACTTCTACACCGAAGCCCGCTGGCAGGTCAGCGACGTACTCGGCACGATCGGCGACCTTACCTTCGACTTCCATGACGAGCAGGTCTCACAGTGGCGGCTCGGCGCGTCGCTCCAGCACACTCCCAGACTCAGAAGCTTCCTCCACTACCGCAACATCCGCCCGATCAACAGCCAGTGGCTCGGCTACGGCTTCACCTACGAACTCACCCGCAAGTACACCATCAGCGCCACCCAACGCTTCGACCTCCGCGAAAACGAATCCCGCAATATCGACTTCTGGCTCGAACGACGACTCCCCCGCGCCCGCCTCCGCTTCATCGCGTCGTTCGACCAGATCGACAACGAGCAAGTCTTCGGCATCTCCTTCACCCCCGAGGGCTTCGCCGCCCGCAACCCCTTCGGCGTCGGGCAGGGGGGATGGTAG
- a CDS encoding VOC family protein: protein MAIQRMDHVGIVVDDLAAAIEFFVDLGLVLQGEGPVEGRWVDRVVGLEGIRAAIAMMQTPDGNGRLELVKFHSPSTQGDNRPAQANTPGIRHVAFAVEDIDSVVAGLRARGTELVGELECFENSYRLCYVRGPEGIILELAERVD from the coding sequence ATGGCTATCCAACGGATGGATCACGTCGGCATCGTGGTTGACGACCTCGCAGCCGCGATTGAGTTCTTTGTCGATCTCGGACTCGTGCTGCAGGGCGAGGGGCCAGTCGAAGGTCGCTGGGTGGATCGCGTTGTGGGGCTTGAGGGCATACGCGCGGCCATTGCGATGATGCAAACGCCGGATGGCAACGGGCGACTCGAGTTGGTGAAGTTCCACTCACCGTCAACCCAAGGCGACAATCGACCTGCACAGGCAAACACGCCGGGCATCCGCCACGTTGCATTCGCCGTCGAGGATATCGACAGCGTCGTTGCCGGCCTGCGGGCTCGCGGCACTGAACTCGTCGGCGAGTTGGAGTGCTTTGAGAACAGCTACCGGCTTTGCTATGTCCGCGGCCCGGAGGGAATCATCCTCGAGCTAGCGGAGCGAGTCGACTAA
- a CDS encoding YbaB/EbfC family nucleoid-associated protein, which translates to MFDQMKNLKNLAGMLGNAGEMKERFEKLQAELAEKRIDADAGAGAVRVTVNGKFELVNIEIDRAMLTALVGDAAEADKEMVEELILSATNAAIHKAHEVARQEFSRAAGGLNLPGLEGMMGG; encoded by the coding sequence ATGTTTGATCAGATGAAGAATCTCAAGAACCTCGCGGGGATGCTCGGCAACGCGGGTGAGATGAAAGAGCGGTTCGAAAAGCTCCAGGCCGAGCTTGCCGAAAAGCGGATTGACGCCGACGCCGGCGCGGGGGCCGTACGCGTAACCGTCAACGGGAAGTTCGAACTGGTGAATATCGAAATCGACCGTGCAATGCTCACCGCGCTGGTGGGCGACGCCGCCGAGGCTGACAAGGAAATGGTCGAAGAGTTAATCCTCTCCGCGACCAACGCCGCCATTCACAAAGCACACGAAGTGGCCCGGCAGGAATTTTCGCGAGCCGCCGGCGGACTGAACCTGCCCGGACTCGAAGGCATGATGGGCGGATGA
- a CDS encoding NADH-quinone oxidoreductase subunit B, producing MGLETALPIDGVLTTQLQKVINWSRRSAIWPMPFATACCGIELMATAASRYDLSRFGAEVMRFSPRQADLMIVAGRVAVKMLPVLQRIYQQMTEPKWCISMGACASTGGVFDTYAVVQGVDQFIPVDVYVPGCPPRPEQLIEGVMAIQRIIDEDRIPPKGPDGKRMPLQIAIPPTHRVRPQPMPLTVGQS from the coding sequence ATGGGACTTGAAACCGCACTGCCGATCGACGGCGTGTTGACGACTCAGCTTCAGAAGGTCATCAACTGGTCGCGCCGCAGCGCCATCTGGCCGATGCCCTTCGCCACAGCCTGCTGTGGTATTGAACTGATGGCCACCGCCGCCTCGCGCTACGACCTCTCCCGCTTCGGCGCGGAGGTCATGCGCTTCAGCCCCCGCCAGGCCGACCTGATGATTGTCGCCGGCCGGGTCGCGGTGAAAATGCTGCCCGTGCTCCAACGCATCTACCAGCAGATGACCGAACCAAAGTGGTGCATCTCGATGGGCGCCTGCGCCAGCACCGGCGGCGTGTTCGACACGTACGCCGTCGTGCAGGGCGTCGACCAGTTCATCCCCGTTGACGTCTACGTGCCTGGCTGCCCGCCGCGGCCGGAGCAGCTGATCGAAGGCGTCATGGCCATCCAGCGCATCATCGACGAAGACCGCATCCCGCCCAAGGGCCCCGACGGCAAGCGGATGCCGCTGCAGATCGCCATCCCGCCGACGCACCGCGTCCGCCCGCAGCCGATGCCGCTGACGGTGGGGCAAAGCTGA
- a CDS encoding prepilin-type N-terminal cleavage/methylation domain-containing protein: protein MKPGFTLIELLVVISIIAILIGILLPALGAARQAARRTACLSNMRQLQIAQWIYASEHDGWLIEGNLEHGGHDHPPDQATAWIEALQSYGSEIAARSPVDDSPYWNQTPPGADDPDQRRLTSYGINNYLDRKEHPADAPRIDRIDQVPQPSSVVQFVMMAFTGEFAGSDHFHVEDWGQGDTAPQTAAEQVQINAHGGPVASWSSRAPWGYLDGSARVRAFEDVYQSPTRNSFDPRVAR from the coding sequence TTGAAACCCGGCTTCACGCTCATCGAACTGCTCGTGGTGATTTCTATCATCGCTATCCTCATCGGCATTCTGCTACCGGCACTCGGCGCGGCACGCCAGGCCGCCCGGCGCACCGCCTGCCTGAGCAACATGCGTCAACTCCAGATCGCTCAGTGGATCTACGCTTCCGAGCACGACGGCTGGTTGATCGAAGGCAACCTCGAACATGGCGGGCACGATCACCCGCCCGATCAGGCCACAGCGTGGATTGAGGCGCTCCAGTCCTACGGCTCGGAGATCGCGGCTCGCTCACCGGTCGACGACAGCCCCTATTGGAACCAGACTCCGCCGGGCGCGGACGATCCGGACCAGCGGCGGCTGACCAGCTATGGCATCAACAACTACCTCGACCGCAAGGAGCATCCCGCCGACGCGCCCCGCATCGATCGCATCGACCAGGTGCCGCAGCCTTCGTCTGTCGTTCAATTCGTCATGATGGCCTTCACTGGCGAGTTCGCCGGCTCAGACCACTTTCACGTTGAAGATTGGGGGCAAGGTGACACGGCCCCTCAAACTGCAGCGGAGCAGGTTCAGATCAACGCGCACGGCGGGCCGGTCGCGAGTTGGAGCAGTCGAGCACCGTGGGGCTACCTCGACGGCTCTGCTCGTGTGCGAGCTTTTGAGGATGTGTACCAAAGCCCGACTCGCAACAGCTTTGATCCGCGCGTGGCCAGGTAG
- a CDS encoding tyrosine-type recombinase/integrase: MACLKKRGTTYYAQYYVGKKQRRVSLKTDSYQVARAKLREIENRLAQGDDNPLPTKTPIADLLQAYAEHVRTHKTPKSAQADVYYLREMFGPVCDALKITSRTPSAKARKRKPKPGQDRRVRPPVVEAAFVEAITTADLSEFIDAKVRRTGIAPKTANRYREITCRMFNWATETGRIRLPQDKNPAAAVPRYKERAPEIRFLTLPQIDEQLHALRFKPQLQAMVATLIYAGLRREELLWLTMEDMDFRRGTSGGHGLIRIRAKTIGSRSWQPKTKRNRAVPISRALREHLDRYTPPASDHGWYFPSPYGTWWDPDNFSADLRDANKDAGLPWTCLDFRHTFGSQLAQNGVSLYKIATLLGNSPEICRRHYAALVPELISSEIDFGSPTACDQLLVI; the protein is encoded by the coding sequence ATGGCTTGTCTCAAGAAGCGCGGCACCACCTACTACGCTCAATATTACGTCGGCAAAAAGCAGCGGCGCGTCAGCCTCAAGACCGACAGCTACCAGGTCGCCAGGGCCAAGCTGCGCGAAATCGAGAACCGGCTCGCCCAGGGCGACGACAACCCGCTGCCGACCAAAACGCCCATCGCCGACCTGCTCCAGGCCTACGCCGAGCACGTCCGCACCCACAAGACGCCCAAGAGCGCCCAGGCCGACGTCTACTACCTGCGCGAGATGTTCGGCCCCGTTTGCGACGCGCTCAAGATCACCAGCCGCACTCCCTCGGCCAAAGCCCGCAAGCGAAAGCCCAAGCCCGGCCAGGACCGCCGCGTCCGCCCGCCTGTGGTCGAGGCCGCCTTCGTCGAAGCGATCACCACAGCCGACCTGTCCGAGTTCATTGACGCGAAGGTCCGCCGCACCGGCATCGCCCCCAAGACCGCCAACCGTTACCGCGAGATCACCTGCCGCATGTTCAACTGGGCCACCGAGACCGGCCGCATCCGCCTGCCCCAGGACAAAAACCCCGCCGCCGCCGTACCCCGCTACAAGGAGCGTGCCCCCGAGATCCGCTTCCTCACCCTCCCACAGATCGACGAGCAGCTGCACGCCCTGCGCTTCAAGCCGCAGTTGCAGGCCATGGTCGCGACACTCATTTACGCCGGTTTGCGGCGGGAGGAGCTTCTATGGCTTACAATGGAGGACATGGATTTCCGCAGGGGCACATCAGGGGGCCACGGATTGATTCGCATTCGCGCCAAGACCATCGGCAGCCGCAGTTGGCAGCCCAAGACCAAGCGGAACCGCGCCGTGCCCATCAGCCGCGCCCTGCGCGAACACCTCGACCGCTACACGCCGCCGGCCTCAGATCACGGCTGGTACTTCCCCAGCCCATACGGCACATGGTGGGACCCGGACAACTTCTCCGCCGACCTGCGCGACGCGAACAAGGATGCTGGTTTACCTTGGACGTGTCTCGACTTTCGCCACACGTTCGGCAGCCAACTCGCGCAGAACGGCGTGAGCCTCTACAAGATTGCAACGCTTCTGGGCAACTCGCCGGAGATTTGTCGACGGCATTATGCTGCGTTAGTCCCGGAACTTATCTCCTCTGAAATTGATTTTGGCTCCCCAACAGCGTGCGATCAACTGCTTGTGATTTAG